The following proteins are encoded in a genomic region of Cervus elaphus chromosome 15, mCerEla1.1, whole genome shotgun sequence:
- the HSPA12A gene encoding heat shock 70 kDa protein 12A, whose amino-acid sequence MADKEAGGGDPGSRETAPTSAYSSPARSLGDTGITPLSPSHIVNDADPNVSEQQTFLVVVAIDFGTTSSGYAYSFTKEPECIHVMRRWEGGDPGVSNQKTPTTILLTPERKFHSFGYAARDFYHDLDPNEAKQWLYLEKFKMKLHTTGDLTMDTDLTAANGKKVKALEIFAYALQYFKEQALKELSDQAGSEFENSDVRWVITVPAIWKQPAKQFMRQAAYQAGLASPENSEQLIIALEPEAASIYCRKLRLHQMTDLSSKAAVNGYSSSDTVGAGFAQAKEHIRRNRQSRTFLVENVIGEIWSELEEGDKYVVVDSGGGTVDLTVHQIRLPEGHLKELYKATGGPYGSLGVDYEFEKLLCKIFGEDFIEQFKIKRPAAWVDLMIAFESRKRAAAPDRTNPLNITLPFSFIDYYKKFRGHSVEHALRKSNVDFVKWSSQGMLRMSPDAMNALFKPTIDSIIEHLRDLFQKPEVSTVKFLFLVGGFAEAPLLQQAVQAAFGDKCRVIIPQDVGLTILKGAVLFGLDPAVIKVRRSPLTYGVGVLNRYVEGKHPPEKLLVKDGTRWCTDVFDKFISADQSVALGELVKRSYTPAKPSQLVIVINIYSSELDDVSFITDPGVKKCGTLRLDLTGASSANVPARREIQTLMQFGDTEIKATAVDIATSKSVKVGIDFLNY is encoded by the exons AAACGGCCCCCACGTCTGCATATTCCTCTCCGGCCCGGAGCCTGGGGGACACAGGAATAACACCTCTGTCCCCTTCCCACATTGTG AACGATGCTGACCCGAACGTCTCTGAGCAGCAGACGTTTCTCGTGGTGGTGGCCATTGACTTTGGGACCACGTCCAGCGGCTATGCCTACAGCTTCACCAAGGAGCCAGAATGCATCCACGTGATGAG GCGATGGGAGGGAGGCGACCCTGGGGTGTCCAACCAGAAGACTCCGACCACCATCCTGTTGACTCCAGAGAGGAAGTTCCACAGTTTCGGGTATGCCGCCAGGGACTTTTACCACGACCTGGATCCCAACGAGGCCAAGCAGTGGCTGTACCTGGAGAAGTTCAAGATGAAGCTGCACACGACTGGG GACCTCACCATGGATACAGACCTGACAGCAGCAAATGGCAAGAAAGTCAAAGCCCTTGAAATCTTTGCTTACGCCCTGCAGTACTTTAAGGAACAAGCACTGAAG GAGCTGAGCGACCAGGCGGGTTCGGAGTTCGAGAACTCTGATGTCAGATGGGTCATCACAGTGCCCGCCATCTGGAAGCAGCCGGCCAAGCAGTTCATGAGACAAGCTGCCTACCAG GCAGGCCTGGCCTCCCCAGAGAACTCGGAGCAGCTCATCATTGCCCTGGAGCCCGAGGCAGCCTCCATCTACTGCCGGAAGCTGCGGCTGCACCAGATGACTGATCTGAGCAGCAAGGCCGCGGTCAACGGGTACAGCTCCAGTGACACAGTAGGAGCTGGGTTTGCACAGG CTAAGGAACACATACGACGTAATCGGCAGAGTCGGACTTTTCTGGTGGAGAATGTCATAGGAGAAATCTGGTCCGAGCTGGAGGAAG GTGACAAGTATGTGGTGGTGGACAGTGGCGGTGGCACCGTAGACCTGACAGTCCATCAGATACGGCTACCAGAGGGACATctgaaagaactgtacaaagcAACAG GTGGACCCTATGGATCTTTAGGAGTAGACTATGAATTCGAAAAGCTTCTGTGTAAAATATTCGGAGAGGATTTTATTGAGCAATTTAAAATCAAGCGTCCTGCAGCCTGGGTTGACTTAATGATTGCATTTGAGTCTCGAAAAAGAGCGGCTGCCCCGGACCGAACTAACCCACTGAACATCACCCTGcccttctccttcattgactactaCAAGAAGTTCCGGGGACACAGCGTGGAGCACGCCTTGAGGAAGAGCAA TGTGGATTTTGTCAAGTGGTCCTCACAGGGGATGCTGAGGATGAGTCCAGACGCCATGAATGCCCTTTTTAAGCCGACCATCGACAGCATCATTGAGCATCTCC GGGACCTGTTTCAGAAGCCGGAGGTGTCCACGGTCAAGTTCCTCTTCCTGGTGGGCGGCTTCGCCGAGGCGCCCCTCCTGCAGCAGGCGGTGCAGGCTGCCTTCGGCGACAAGTGCCGCGTCATTATCCCCCAGGACGTGGGCCTCACCATCCTCAAGGGCGCCGTCCTCTTCGGGCTGGACCCCGCGGTCATCAAGGTGCGCCGGTCCCCGCTCACCTACGGGGTGGGCGTGCTGAACCGCTACGTGGAGGGCAAGCACCCGCCCGAGAAGCTGCTGGTGAAGGACGGCACCCGCTGGTGCACCGACGTCTTCGACAAGTTCATCTCCGCCGACCAGTCCGTGGCCCTGGGCGAGCTGGTGAAGCGCAGCTACACCCCGGCCAAGCCCTCCCAGCTGGTCATCGTCATCAACATCTACAGCTCCGAGCTGGACGACGTGAGCTTCATCACCGACCCCGGGGTGAAGAAGTGCGGCACGCTGCGCCTGGATCTCACCGGGGCCAGCAGTGCCAACGTGCCCGCCCGCAGGGAGATCCAGACCCTCATGCAGTTTGGGGACACCGAGATCAAGGCCACGGCCGTTGATATAGCCACTTCCAAGAGTGTCAAGGTTGGGATCGACTTCTTAAATTACTAA